A region from the Aquimarina sp. ERC-38 genome encodes:
- a CDS encoding tetratricopeptide repeat protein, with amino-acid sequence MEKDILLDKYIQGSLNPEETSLFEKLKEENPDLKDEIRFLNDVREVAGRQNRMDLKKDLKRFEERIHTSKSTTSKVLPLYQKWIAAAIIFLTVALAGVAIWQSSRINTDQLYAVYFEPYQNVVLPFTRGNNSEKNDSEKEAFLAYEQKDYEHAVLEFQNAYEQYNRPYLLLYQGNSQLALQQYDKAARTLEDYLARNGKLTDRGMWYLSLAYLKLKQTDKSIYMLKDLIRNSSFKRKEAPDLLSEIDK; translated from the coding sequence ATGGAGAAAGATATATTACTTGACAAGTATATACAAGGATCTTTGAACCCCGAAGAAACATCCTTGTTTGAAAAGTTAAAAGAAGAAAACCCGGATTTAAAAGATGAAATTCGTTTTCTAAATGATGTAAGAGAAGTTGCAGGTCGGCAGAATCGTATGGATTTAAAAAAAGACTTAAAACGCTTTGAAGAAAGGATTCATACATCAAAATCGACAACGTCAAAGGTATTACCCCTTTATCAAAAATGGATTGCGGCGGCAATTATATTTCTAACAGTTGCACTGGCCGGGGTTGCTATATGGCAATCTTCCAGAATCAATACCGATCAATTATATGCCGTTTATTTTGAACCTTACCAAAATGTAGTGTTGCCTTTTACCAGAGGTAATAACTCTGAAAAAAATGATTCGGAAAAAGAGGCTTTTCTTGCCTATGAGCAAAAAGATTATGAGCATGCCGTCCTGGAGTTTCAAAATGCCTATGAACAGTATAACCGTCCTTATTTATTATTATACCAAGGTAATTCGCAATTAGCCTTGCAGCAATATGATAAAGCTGCTCGTACTCTGGAAGATTATCTTGCCCGAAACGGAAAACTAACGGATCGCGGGATGTGGTATCTTTCTTTAGCATATCTAAAACTAAAGCAAACGGATAAGTCGATATATATGTTAAAAGATTTGATCAGAAACAGTTCATTTAAAAGGAAAGAAGCCCCGGACTTACTTAGCGAAATTGATAAGTAA
- a CDS encoding RNA polymerase sigma factor: protein MKEEIRLLKKGGNHSLEKMYTSYRTSFIQFAGKYDLTHDDVIDIYQESFIALREHAIRGKLDDIKSSVKTYLFSIGKYKIYDLLKQKQKTTTFEDLPEDTETEALSYIFKEAEPSPQSKRLHESFKKLGKRCQEMLTLFYYRGLTIDEITLSLGYENKSVVKSQKSHCLKALKELIKTPS, encoded by the coding sequence ATGAAAGAAGAAATACGTTTATTAAAAAAAGGAGGGAACCATTCTTTAGAAAAAATGTATACCTCTTATCGTACTTCGTTTATACAATTTGCCGGAAAGTATGATCTTACCCATGATGATGTGATTGATATTTATCAGGAATCTTTTATTGCTTTACGTGAACATGCTATCAGAGGAAAATTAGACGATATTAAAAGTTCTGTAAAAACGTACTTATTTAGTATTGGAAAATATAAAATCTATGACCTTTTAAAGCAGAAGCAGAAGACAACGACCTTTGAAGACCTTCCTGAAGATACGGAAACCGAAGCCTTGTCTTATATTTTTAAAGAAGCTGAACCATCACCACAAAGCAAACGGTTACATGAATCTTTTAAAAAATTAGGAAAAAGATGCCAGGAAATGTTAACCTTGTTCTATTACCGCGGACTAACTATTGACGAGATTACCCTAAGCCTGGGCTACGAAAATAAAAGTGTAGTTAAGAGTCAAAAATCCCATTGTTTAAAAGCCCTAAAGGAACTTATTAAAACACCGTCATAA